One part of the Ornithodoros turicata isolate Travis chromosome 2, ASM3712646v1, whole genome shotgun sequence genome encodes these proteins:
- the LOC135386188 gene encoding sodium-dependent phosphate transport protein 2B-like isoform X3: MSQNEVLKNPVVGLMIGVLSTVLVQSSSTSSSIIITMVGAGLVEVRDAIPIIMGANIGTSVTNTIVSLMQSSERNEFRRAFAAATVHDMFNWLTVIILLPLEAAFGLLYHLTSAIVDSTEWTTNKHANRDFLQVLTKPFTGLIIKLDKKVIQQIAIGDESYYNRSLIKRCCNMTADGCIKPCEFALQSLQWQDSFIGLLLLGISLLTLCTCLILMVKLLHSMLRGRIAVIIKTTVNAEYRFPYSILVGYIAIAIGCFMTILVQSSSIFTSALTPLAGIGVISLERIYPLTLGSNIGTTTTGILAALAADSGQIRYTLQIAFCHLFFNLIGIAMFYPIPYTRLPIHLAKMLGNTTAKYRWFSIMYLICMFIVFPAAVFGLSMAGMVVFMAVLIPVFLLFVSVIVINVLQRKAPLFLPESMRTWMWLPEWMRSLDPLDRVVNSCVGQIACCQKICPPQSAHNGSILPIREVPSQMNFVESRRSSCPSGDSQSDLQAFENSAFNWTKEKQNSVTFITQL; the protein is encoded by the exons ATGTCCCAGAATGAGGTCCTCAAGAACCCTGTCGTTGGACTCATGATCGGAGTCTTGTCCACCGTACTCGTTCAGAGTTCTTCCACGTCGTCCTCCATCATCATCACGATGGTCGGAGCTGGAC TGGTGGAAGTCCGAGACGCGATCCCAATCATCATGGGCGCAAACATCGGGACTTCGGTGACCAACACCATCGTGTCGCTCATGCAGAGCAGCGAACGCAACGAATTTCGCCGAGCGTTCGCAGCGGCCACCGTCCACGACATGTTCAACTGGCTCACGGTCATCATACTGTTGCCACTGGAGGCTGCCTTCG GGCTTCTGTACCACTTGACAAGTGCGATTGTGGATTCCACTGAGTGGACCACCAACAAACATGCCAACAGAGACTTCTTGCAAGTGCTAACCAAGCCCTTCACTGGTCTCATAATTAAG CTGGACAAGAAGGTGATCCAGCAGATTGCCATTGGTGATGAGAGTTACTACAACCGTTCTCTCATCAAACGATGTTGCAACATGACTGCTGATGGATGCATTAAGCCCT GCGAGTTCGCACTACAGAGCTTGCAGTGGCAAGACAGCTTCATCGGCCTTCTTCTGCTGGGCATCAGCCTCCTTACGCTTTGCACGTGTCTAATCCTTATGGTGAAGCTGCTGCACTCCATGTTACGCGGTCGCATCGCTGTCATAATTAAGACCACCGTGAACGCCGAGTACCGCTTCCCGTACTCCATCCTCGTGGGCTACATCGCCATCGCCATCGGTTGCTTTATGACCATCCTGGTACAGAGCTCCTCCATCTTCACCTCCGCGCTCACCCCTCTGGCGGGCATAGGTGTCATCAGCCTCGAGCGCATCTACCCGCTCACACTGGGGTCCAACATAGGGACCACCACTACGGGTATCCTGGCAGCCCTCGCAGCAGACTCAGGGCAGATCCGGTATACACTGCAGATCGCCTTCTGCCACCTCTTcttcaacttgattggcatcgCGATGTTCTACCCCATTCCCTACACACGTTTGCCCATCCACCTCGCCAAGATGCTCGGCAACACGACCGCCAAGTACCGGTGGTTTTCCATCATGTACCTCATCTGCATGTTCATCGTGTTCCCAGCAGCCGTGTTCGGGTTGTCTATGGCTGGGATGGTCGTCTTCATGGCGGTGCTCATACCGGTGTTCCTGCtgttcgtttccgttatcgtcaTCAACGTGCTTCAGAGGAAGGCACCTCTGTTCCTTCCGGAGAGTATGAGGACTTGGATGTGGCTACCAGAGTGGATGAGATCATTGGATCCCCTTGACAGAGTTGTCAACTCCTGCGTGGGACAAATCGCCTGCTGTCAGAAGATATGTCCTCCGCAAAGCGCCCATAATGGGTCCATCTTGCCCATCCGCGAAGTGCCTTCTCAAATGAACTTCGTCGAGTCGAGAAGGTCGTCGTGTCCTTCAGGTGACTCGCAGTCTGATCTCCAAGCGTTTGAAAATTCTGCATTTAACTGGACTAAAGAAAAACAGAACAGTGTCACCTTCATCACGCAATTATAA
- the LOC135386188 gene encoding sodium-dependent phosphate transport protein 2B-like isoform X2, with translation MLSSLDASQLEEPTGNGVKIKMGDPGSEKKADINGAAVGASPCLEPQDPWALPDLQDQGVKWSDLGCAQKFQRVFLGLAKALALLALLYLFICSLDFLSTAFRLVGGKTAGKVMSQNEVLKNPVVGLMIGVLSTVLVQSSSTSSSIIITMVGAGLVEVRDAIPIIMGANIGTSVTNTIVSLMQSSERNEFRRAFAAATVHDMFNWLTVIILLPLEAAFGLLYHLTSAIVDSTEWTTNKHANRDFLQVLTKPFTGLIIKLDKKVIQQIAIGDESYYNRSLIKRCCNMTADGCIKPCEFALQSLQWQDSFIGLLLLGISLLTLCTCLILMVKLLHSMLRGRIAVIIKTTVNAEYRFPYSILVGYIAIAIGCFMTILVQSSSIFTSALTPLAGIGVISLERIYPLTLGSNIGTTTTGILAALAADSGQIRYTLQIAFCHLFFNLIGIAMFYPIPYTRLPIHLAKMLGNTTAKYRWFSIMYLICMFIVFPAAVFGLSMAGMVVFMAVLIPVFLLFVSVIVINVLQRKAPLFLPESMRTWMWLPEWMRSLDPLDRVVNSCVGQIACCQKICPPQSAHNGSILPIREVPSQMNFVESRRSSCPSGDSQSDLQAFENSAFNWTKEKQNSVTFITQL, from the exons ACCTGGGTTGTGCCCAGAAATTCCAGCGGGTGTTCCTGGGCTTGGCGAAGGCGCTGGCGCTTCTCGCGcttctttatttattcatcTGTTCCTTGGACTTCCTGAGCACGGCTTTTCGCCTTGTGGGTGGCAAGACTGCCGGCAAGGTGATGTCCCAGAATGAGGTCCTCAAGAACCCTGTCGTTGGACTCATGATCGGAGTCTTGTCCACCGTACTCGTTCAGAGTTCTTCCACGTCGTCCTCCATCATCATCACGATGGTCGGAGCTGGAC TGGTGGAAGTCCGAGACGCGATCCCAATCATCATGGGCGCAAACATCGGGACTTCGGTGACCAACACCATCGTGTCGCTCATGCAGAGCAGCGAACGCAACGAATTTCGCCGAGCGTTCGCAGCGGCCACCGTCCACGACATGTTCAACTGGCTCACGGTCATCATACTGTTGCCACTGGAGGCTGCCTTCG GGCTTCTGTACCACTTGACAAGTGCGATTGTGGATTCCACTGAGTGGACCACCAACAAACATGCCAACAGAGACTTCTTGCAAGTGCTAACCAAGCCCTTCACTGGTCTCATAATTAAG CTGGACAAGAAGGTGATCCAGCAGATTGCCATTGGTGATGAGAGTTACTACAACCGTTCTCTCATCAAACGATGTTGCAACATGACTGCTGATGGATGCATTAAGCCCT GCGAGTTCGCACTACAGAGCTTGCAGTGGCAAGACAGCTTCATCGGCCTTCTTCTGCTGGGCATCAGCCTCCTTACGCTTTGCACGTGTCTAATCCTTATGGTGAAGCTGCTGCACTCCATGTTACGCGGTCGCATCGCTGTCATAATTAAGACCACCGTGAACGCCGAGTACCGCTTCCCGTACTCCATCCTCGTGGGCTACATCGCCATCGCCATCGGTTGCTTTATGACCATCCTGGTACAGAGCTCCTCCATCTTCACCTCCGCGCTCACCCCTCTGGCGGGCATAGGTGTCATCAGCCTCGAGCGCATCTACCCGCTCACACTGGGGTCCAACATAGGGACCACCACTACGGGTATCCTGGCAGCCCTCGCAGCAGACTCAGGGCAGATCCGGTATACACTGCAGATCGCCTTCTGCCACCTCTTcttcaacttgattggcatcgCGATGTTCTACCCCATTCCCTACACACGTTTGCCCATCCACCTCGCCAAGATGCTCGGCAACACGACCGCCAAGTACCGGTGGTTTTCCATCATGTACCTCATCTGCATGTTCATCGTGTTCCCAGCAGCCGTGTTCGGGTTGTCTATGGCTGGGATGGTCGTCTTCATGGCGGTGCTCATACCGGTGTTCCTGCtgttcgtttccgttatcgtcaTCAACGTGCTTCAGAGGAAGGCACCTCTGTTCCTTCCGGAGAGTATGAGGACTTGGATGTGGCTACCAGAGTGGATGAGATCATTGGATCCCCTTGACAGAGTTGTCAACTCCTGCGTGGGACAAATCGCCTGCTGTCAGAAGATATGTCCTCCGCAAAGCGCCCATAATGGGTCCATCTTGCCCATCCGCGAAGTGCCTTCTCAAATGAACTTCGTCGAGTCGAGAAGGTCGTCGTGTCCTTCAGGTGACTCGCAGTCTGATCTCCAAGCGTTTGAAAATTCTGCATTTAACTGGACTAAAGAAAAACAGAACAGTGTCACCTTCATCACGCAATTATAA